The following are encoded in a window of Castanea sativa cultivar Marrone di Chiusa Pesio chromosome 5, ASM4071231v1 genomic DNA:
- the LOC142633811 gene encoding DNA-repair protein XRCC1, with protein MSDTKKSLGSGGNKGGKRNLPSWMSSRENDSKSSGNGDSEVEECNEGEKPKEVKGRGSKGGKGSTPSKESAKNDSVSSLPAMNFSKLLEGVVFVLSGFVNPERSNLRSQALEMGAEYQPDWNPDCTLLVCAFPNTPKFRQVEADCGTIVSKEWISDCYAQKKLVDIESFLMHAGKPWRRSNISNQSQDKIVSPPGKSEKQVERGSHSKPTAPASSECLASNTAKECFSPSKVKRWAVDDLSKTITWLESQDEKPEPSEIRKIAAEGILTCLQDAIDSLEQKQDIQQATEQWNFVPRVVEELAKLEGTGNDLASNSKEDLCKQAKACKRIYEQELKNMDDNPSTKKKKPKTDEKNLRTNGKNMDVTGYDSDETIEMTEEEIDIAFKTVASKICQ; from the exons ATGTCTGATACAAAGAAAAGTTTGGGAAGTGGTGGTAATAAGGGTGGGAAGAGAAATCTTCCTTCGTGGATGAGTTCAAGAGAGAATGATAGTAAATCTAGTGGAAATGGGGATAGTGAGGTTGAAGAATGTAATGAAGGTGAGAAGCCTAAGGAAGTGAAAGGGCGCGGTAGTAAAGGAGGTAAGGGCAGTACACCTTCTAAGGAAAGCGCCAAAAATGATTCTGTGTCGAGTTTGCCAGCCATGAACTTCTCCAAACTCTTG GAAGGGGTAGTGTTTGTGTTGTCGGGATTTGTTAATCCTGAGCGCAGCAATTTGCGATCACAAGCACTGGAAATGGGAGCAGAATACCAGCCTGACTGGAACCCGGATTGCACTCTCTTGGTTTGTGCATTTCCCAACACGCCAAAGTTTCGACAAGTTGAGGCAGATTGTGGGACCATTGTTTCCAAG GAGTGGATATCTGACTGTTATGCCCAGAAGAAGCTCGTTGACATTGAAAGTTTCCTCATGCATGCTGGAAAACCATGGCGGAGAAGCAATATTTCCAATCAAAGCCAAG ATAAAATAGTATCACCACCTGGAAAATCCGAGAAGCAAGTTGAAAGAGGATCACACTCAAAGCCAACTGCCCCTGCTTCCTCGGAG TGTCTAGCTTCTAATACTGCCAAAGAGTGCTTTTCCCCTTCTAAAGTGAAAAGGTGGGCTGTCGATGATTTGAGTAAAACCATCACGTGGCTAGAGAGTCAAGATGAGAAG CCAGAGCCTAGCGAGATAAGGAAAATAGCTGCTGAAGGGATCTTAACTTGTCTACAAGATGCCATAGATTCTCTTGAACAAAAGCAG GATATTCAGCAAGCAACCGAGCAGTGGAACTTTGTCCCTCGTGTGGTTGAGGAGCTGGCAAAGCTTGAGGGCACTGGAAATGATTTAGCCTCAAACTCGAAGGAGGATCTTTGCAAACAGGCGAAGGCTTGTAAACGAATATATGAGCAGGAACTTAAAAATATGGATGATAATCCTTCAACCAAGAAGAAAAAGCCAAAAACTGATGAAAAGAATCTCAGAACCAATGGCAAGAACATGGATGTAACAGGATACGATAGTGATGAAACAATAGAGATGACAGAAGAGGAAATAGACATTGCCTTCAAAACCGTGGCATCGAAGATTTGTCAATGA